From Bacteroidota bacterium, one genomic window encodes:
- a CDS encoding peptidoglycan DD-metalloendopeptidase family protein — protein sequence MKFLKHITVLAAAFLICTLNCRAENISVANSFTVTLADTAGVSSISSDTAQPTATDLASVDTNVVDPPAANTVTAVNTGEGIDETPASDLYDDFDTTIVHAEKFDALTFDDTVFIPLKDPSHCDFVMPVNGPMTSTFAFRSYRYHLGVDLDLEIGDSVKCAFDGKVRIAQKSKTYGYVVVVRHANGLETYYAHLSKLLVHPNQELEAGDVLGLGGNTGHSFGSHLHFEIRFRGQPIDPNYLIDFKNGVLRTDTYCLCKSDFKYLSKVYKVRHYSKKKKKTWYTYYNAGGPYYATPEAKRVMDAVPDPRMPGGDNANENKSNVNSSAPKKDDVPQKAPEPAQKKTTTAAKTSTASNTQKTTSTKTSTQQKQVRQPIGDPVYYTIKSGDTLYGLALKNKTTVANICKLNGISSNATLHVGQKIRLK from the coding sequence TTGAAATTCTTAAAACATATAACCGTTTTAGCTGCTGCATTTTTAATTTGCACGCTGAATTGCCGCGCTGAAAATATTTCAGTCGCAAATTCTTTCACTGTAACCCTTGCCGATACCGCCGGCGTTTCCTCGATCTCTTCTGATACCGCACAACCTACAGCTACCGATTTGGCATCTGTGGACACCAATGTAGTGGATCCTCCTGCAGCGAATACTGTTACGGCAGTAAATACCGGGGAAGGAATTGATGAAACTCCTGCTTCTGATCTATATGATGATTTTGATACGACGATCGTTCACGCGGAAAAATTCGATGCGCTCACTTTCGACGATACGGTTTTCATTCCGCTGAAGGATCCTTCACATTGCGATTTCGTGATGCCGGTGAATGGGCCAATGACTTCCACATTTGCATTCCGCAGTTATCGTTATCATCTCGGTGTTGATCTGGATCTGGAAATCGGCGATTCAGTAAAATGCGCATTCGATGGAAAAGTGCGCATTGCTCAGAAAAGTAAAACTTATGGTTACGTTGTTGTAGTGCGTCATGCAAACGGACTTGAAACTTATTATGCGCATCTTTCAAAATTGCTCGTGCATCCCAACCAGGAATTAGAAGCAGGAGATGTGCTTGGCCTCGGAGGAAACACGGGACATTCATTCGGAAGTCATCTTCATTTTGAAATCCGTTTCCGCGGACAGCCCATCGATCCGAATTATCTTATTGATTTCAAAAACGGCGTTCTGCGTACCGATACTTATTGCCTCTGCAAATCAGATTTCAAATACCTGTCGAAAGTTTATAAAGTGCGCCATTATTCGAAAAAGAAAAAGAAAACATGGTACACTTATTACAATGCCGGCGGCCCTTATTATGCAACACCAGAAGCGAAACGTGTCATGGATGCAGTTCCCGACCCGAGGATGCCCGGAGGCGATAATGCGAATGAAAATAAAAGCAATGTAAATTCTTCTGCGCCGAAAAAAGATGATGTTCCGCAAAAAGCACCGGAACCCGCTCAGAAAAAAACAACGACCGCTGCAAAAACTTCTACTGCGTCCAACACGCAGAAAACTACTTCAACAAAAACTTCCACGCAGCAGAAACAGGTTCGTCAACCGATTGGTGATCCCGTTTATTATACGATCAAAAGTGGTGATACACTTTACGGGCTTGCGTTGAAAAATAAAACGACGGTTGCAAATATCTGCAAGCTCAATGGTATTTCTTCGAATGCAACGCTGCACGTGGGACAGAAGATCCGTTTGAAATAA
- a CDS encoding WG repeat-containing protein, whose amino-acid sequence MFRKIFFIVLYILFSARLLHAGKIEKAFEELGRYNYFEARKIFRSAEAHHPAAAGYGLALIYSRTDNPFHDVSLAHSSITLSQWQWKNSSAKEKARMERSGVNDSAIAVLKMKIDTLGFLLAKKKGTEEAMNIYLEEYCGSVLTNEATVIRDQLAFANAVAGGTWKNYFEFAQTYPASAQYPEAMALYEKLLFADMTSSGKISSFSAFIEKYPASPYVSLAQDSIYTLSVPDHNIAEYRAFIHDYPANRNVDDAWKRIYALYTSDGKSTTIAQFWIDYPDFPFKETISEDLRLSMTKFFPVKENGKWGFMDSTGTIAIPCVYDWVENFSDGAAAAGLDDKSGFIGKNGKTLIPFRYDEVESFSKGLALVKVKEKEGLTDRAGHLVVPVMYDEIGDFSDARALVLRDGKYGYIDMFGTEVIPCRYDKAGDFYNGYSFVADTSGYYEIDHNGNKKFLGKFDWFNETDGVIRVERDGKYGLLSSDGKIILPCEYSSIGKFSEGFAMVVLEDNCGFIRKDGTLAIPCIYQVDKNLAGESEFSKGMVRVKKNGKCGMIDSTGKVVVPIQFDDILPFGNGLAPVKKKDQWGYIDNKIRLVIPYQFELAGIFSNGTAIVKTEDGTGIIDTKGKWIIPPQYDEIDPEGEFLFVEKETGKGLLDKNGNMILPCIYSSIEFQSSSLVRVEMNDQSGYYNIISCSFTWKESGVQ is encoded by the coding sequence ATGTTCCGGAAAATATTTTTCATTGTCCTTTACATTTTATTCTCGGCCAGGCTTCTTCATGCGGGTAAGATCGAAAAAGCTTTCGAAGAACTCGGGCGTTACAATTATTTCGAAGCAAGAAAAATATTCCGTTCAGCAGAGGCGCATCATCCTGCAGCCGCTGGTTACGGCCTCGCACTTATTTATTCAAGAACTGATAATCCTTTCCATGATGTTTCGCTTGCGCACAGTTCCATTACCCTTAGCCAATGGCAATGGAAGAATTCATCTGCAAAAGAAAAAGCACGCATGGAACGATCGGGTGTGAATGATTCGGCGATTGCCGTTCTGAAAATGAAGATCGATACCTTAGGATTTCTGCTCGCGAAAAAAAAGGGAACCGAAGAAGCGATGAATATTTACCTCGAAGAATATTGCGGATCCGTACTTACGAATGAAGCGACTGTTATCCGTGATCAACTCGCATTTGCAAATGCAGTTGCCGGCGGAACCTGGAAAAATTATTTTGAGTTTGCTCAAACATATCCCGCATCCGCGCAATATCCCGAAGCAATGGCGCTCTATGAGAAATTGCTTTTTGCCGACATGACCTCTTCCGGAAAAATTTCTTCCTTCTCCGCATTCATTGAAAAATATCCGGCAAGTCCGTATGTTTCACTCGCGCAGGATAGCATTTACACTTTATCAGTTCCCGATCACAACATTGCTGAATACCGCGCTTTCATTCACGATTATCCAGCGAACAGGAATGTGGATGATGCATGGAAAAGAATTTATGCGCTTTACACTTCCGATGGAAAATCCACGACCATCGCTCAATTCTGGATCGACTATCCCGATTTTCCTTTTAAAGAAACGATCAGCGAGGATCTGCGCCTTTCTATGACAAAATTTTTTCCGGTGAAAGAAAATGGGAAATGGGGTTTCATGGACAGCACCGGTACGATCGCAATTCCATGCGTGTATGATTGGGTGGAAAATTTTTCCGACGGAGCAGCAGCAGCCGGCCTCGACGATAAAAGCGGATTCATTGGCAAGAATGGTAAAACACTTATTCCTTTCCGGTACGATGAAGTGGAATCTTTTTCGAAAGGACTTGCACTGGTGAAAGTGAAGGAGAAAGAAGGCCTCACTGATCGCGCCGGACATCTTGTTGTGCCGGTGATGTATGATGAGATCGGCGATTTTTCTGATGCGCGTGCGCTGGTGCTGCGCGATGGGAAATACGGCTACATCGATATGTTCGGAACGGAAGTGATCCCGTGTCGTTATGATAAAGCCGGTGATTTTTACAATGGATATTCTTTTGTTGCAGATACTTCAGGTTATTATGAGATCGATCACAACGGGAATAAAAAATTTCTCGGGAAGTTCGACTGGTTCAATGAAACGGACGGTGTGATCCGCGTGGAGCGCGACGGGAAATACGGACTTCTTTCTTCCGACGGAAAAATAATACTTCCGTGTGAATATTCTTCGATCGGGAAATTCAGCGAAGGTTTTGCAATGGTTGTGTTGGAAGACAACTGTGGTTTTATCCGCAAGGACGGAACTCTGGCAATACCGTGCATTTACCAGGTGGATAAAAATCTTGCCGGGGAAAGTGAATTCAGTAAGGGAATGGTGCGTGTGAAGAAGAACGGGAAATGCGGGATGATCGATTCTACGGGAAAAGTGGTGGTGCCAATTCAGTTCGATGACATTCTTCCGTTTGGTAATGGACTTGCGCCGGTAAAGAAAAAAGATCAGTGGGGATATATTGATAATAAAATACGGCTCGTTATCCCTTACCAGTTTGAATTGGCCGGAATTTTTTCAAACGGAACTGCGATCGTGAAAACCGAAGATGGAACTGGAATCATTGACACGAAAGGGAAATGGATTATTCCGCCACAATACGATGAAATTGATCCTGAAGGAGAATTTCTTTTTGTAGAAAAGGAAACCGGCAAAGGGTTGCTCGACAAAAATGGCAATATGATTCTTCCCTGTATTTATTCTTCCATCGAATTTCAATCGTCATCGCTCGTGCGAGTGGAAATGAATGATCAGTCCGGTTACTATAACATCATCAGTTGCAGTTTTACCTGGAAAGAATCCGGCGTGCAATAA
- a CDS encoding CoA pyrophosphatase produces the protein MKNSLQQPEIFFEKLQQRFKSPLPGEGAQNRMTSRLRIPTDDYLKQNPSHLKSAVSLCLYPEKGEIFSMLIRRPSYDGTHSGQLALPGGKMDKRDETLLQTALRETEEEVGVRFAKKNILGALTPLYIPVSNFLVQPYIVYAKEKPQWKQNPAEVDDIIEFRLAQIFDETLKSRKKIVIGKNMFIDAPCYLINGQILWGATAMIYSELEVMLS, from the coding sequence ATGAAAAATTCTTTGCAGCAACCGGAAATATTTTTCGAAAAACTTCAGCAACGATTCAAATCTCCATTGCCGGGCGAAGGTGCGCAGAACAGGATGACGTCGCGACTGCGAATTCCAACCGATGATTACCTGAAACAGAATCCCTCTCATTTAAAAAGTGCGGTATCGCTTTGCCTCTATCCTGAGAAAGGAGAAATATTTTCGATGCTCATTCGCCGGCCGAGTTACGATGGAACACACAGTGGTCAACTGGCATTGCCCGGAGGAAAAATGGATAAGCGCGATGAAACACTTTTGCAAACTGCACTGCGGGAAACGGAAGAAGAAGTGGGTGTTCGTTTTGCAAAAAAAAATATTCTCGGCGCACTTACGCCTTTGTATATACCGGTAAGTAATTTTCTCGTGCAGCCCTACATTGTTTATGCGAAGGAAAAACCACAATGGAAACAGAATCCCGCAGAAGTGGACGACATCATTGAATTCCGCCTTGCGCAGATCTTTGATGAGACCTTGAAATCAAGAAAAAAAATTGTGATCGGAAAAAATATGTTCATTGATGCGCCGTGTTACCTGATCAACGGACAGATCCTCTGGGGCGCAACGGCAATGATCTACTCCGAACTGGAAGTTATGCTCTCGTAA
- a CDS encoding peptidoglycan DD-metalloendopeptidase family protein produces MIFFTFGVHTLRAGGDTLCTSTNASRITHEVEEMSEPELILLMDSLMDADSHEKELIGVIQSRIRDIESSFVKNDPAEFAFYPANRFYGSWDTKHLFPYSDSLYKSDTITALDISSGVSGEFYFPYNGPITSEFGWRDTAYHRGIDIDLNYKDTVRAAFSGMVRFAGNNGGYGNVIIIRHYNGLETVYGHLARLKVKPGDIVTSGQLIGLGGSTGHSTGTHLHFELRFRGVAFDPAYVIDLKTHQLITEKFFLVRTKQGFAVRPAGLEYHMVVRGDNLVKIAQHYGITIAELREYNGWEGYVRLKAGMKVRVQPAENPMGTY; encoded by the coding sequence GTGATATTCTTCACTTTCGGCGTGCACACACTGCGCGCAGGCGGGGATACGCTTTGCACGAGCACTAACGCATCACGCATTACGCATGAAGTGGAAGAGATGAGTGAACCCGAACTTATCCTGCTGATGGATTCACTCATGGACGCCGACTCGCATGAAAAAGAACTGATCGGCGTAATTCAGTCACGCATCCGCGATATTGAAAGTTCGTTCGTAAAAAATGACCCGGCCGAATTTGCGTTTTATCCTGCCAATCGTTTTTACGGAAGCTGGGATACGAAACATTTATTTCCATACAGTGACAGTCTTTACAAATCAGATACGATCACTGCGCTTGATATTTCTTCCGGTGTTTCCGGCGAATTTTATTTTCCTTACAATGGCCCGATCACTTCTGAATTCGGTTGGCGCGATACTGCTTATCATCGCGGAATAGATATTGATCTGAATTATAAAGACACGGTGCGTGCGGCATTCAGCGGAATGGTTCGTTTTGCAGGAAATAATGGCGGCTATGGAAATGTAATTATCATCCGTCATTACAACGGTCTTGAAACTGTTTACGGCCATCTTGCGCGATTGAAAGTAAAACCGGGAGACATTGTTACATCAGGACAGCTCATCGGCCTTGGTGGATCAACCGGACATTCCACCGGAACACATTTGCATTTTGAATTGCGTTTTCGCGGCGTCGCATTTGATCCTGCTTATGTCATCGATCTGAAAACGCACCAACTTATCACGGAAAAATTTTTTCTCGTTCGCACTAAACAAGGATTCGCAGTTCGTCCGGCAGGACTCGAATATCACATGGTTGTGCGGGGAGACAACCTGGTGAAAATTGCGCAGCATTACGGAATTACAATCGCTGAATTGCGTGAGTACAATGGATGGGAAGGATATGTGCGATTGAAAGCAGGAATGAAAGTACGGGTACAGCCGGCTGAAAATCCAATGGGAACTTATTGA
- a CDS encoding YceI family protein, with protein MKKTILLFLTLVFLIACSSDANKKNKNDSVNNDSGKNVAVKPPARDSTQIDLLKSSFTCARSKTVKNLNKQVKLFGSSMNIQMNNASFSATTDIKIKDGYWYAQKMDNDGARIILDMKSVSAVQVGKDQQLEMGNPDYLQTDKFPVALLELSDFQAIADTSAGSKTNYAFNAKLILKDTSANVEMKNVKADEYVPGKTYPSSLSFDFSIDGMKWGLNRKDAEVTKDDLTFHVVIAAQ; from the coding sequence ATGAAAAAAACTATTCTTCTTTTTCTTACTCTCGTTTTTCTTATTGCATGCAGCAGCGATGCCAATAAAAAAAACAAAAATGATTCAGTTAACAATGACAGCGGAAAAAATGTTGCAGTGAAACCGCCCGCGCGCGATTCTACTCAGATCGATCTTCTGAAAAGCAGTTTTACCTGCGCGCGTTCTAAAACGGTGAAGAACCTGAATAAGCAGGTGAAACTTTTCGGAAGCAGTATGAATATTCAAATGAACAATGCTTCATTCTCTGCAACCACCGATATTAAAATAAAAGATGGTTATTGGTACGCACAAAAAATGGACAATGATGGCGCACGTATCATTCTCGATATGAAAAGTGTTTCAGCAGTGCAAGTGGGAAAAGATCAGCAATTGGAAATGGGAAATCCGGATTACCTGCAAACGGATAAATTTCCGGTGGCCCTGCTTGAGCTTTCAGATTTCCAGGCGATCGCTGATACGAGTGCAGGAAGCAAAACCAACTATGCATTCAATGCAAAACTTATTCTGAAAGATACTTCTGCGAATGTGGAAATGAAAAATGTAAAAGCAGATGAATATGTACCGGGTAAAACTTATCCATCCTCGCTTTCATTTGATTTCAGCATTGATGGAATGAAATGGGGGCTGAACCGCAAAGATGCGGAGGTGACAAAAGATGATCTTACCTTTCACGTGGTGATCGCGGCGCAATAA
- a CDS encoding 1-acyl-sn-glycerol-3-phosphate acyltransferase: MFKRDPFGHLLFVKRILIRNIGRFTRSRFNGRNKLEISGTEYLESLPQENVLFVSNHQTYFADVIAMIHIFCAVKNGHRNTINVQGYLRKPRTNNYFVAAEETMKKGWLPRIFAYVGSVSIQRTWRKGDEDVNRKVRMEDLTNIGIALSDGWVINFPQGTTRVHAKGRRGVTVLVKKYNPVVVPVVIDGFRRAFDKKGIRLKKQGVKLTVRFKPPLHLNPEEDGDAMLEKIMEAIEQSEKFHWPKKEIEPIF; the protein is encoded by the coding sequence ATGTTCAAGAGAGATCCGTTCGGCCATCTCCTGTTTGTGAAAAGGATTCTCATCAGGAACATTGGCCGCTTCACGAGAAGCAGATTCAACGGACGGAATAAACTTGAAATTTCCGGAACAGAATATCTCGAATCGCTTCCGCAGGAGAATGTGCTTTTCGTTTCCAATCACCAGACTTATTTTGCAGATGTGATAGCGATGATCCATATTTTTTGTGCGGTGAAGAACGGACATCGAAACACAATTAATGTGCAGGGTTACCTTCGAAAACCACGAACGAATAATTATTTTGTTGCGGCAGAAGAGACCATGAAAAAGGGATGGCTTCCGAGAATTTTCGCTTACGTAGGATCTGTTTCCATTCAGCGCACCTGGAGAAAAGGGGATGAAGATGTGAACCGGAAAGTAAGAATGGAAGATCTCACGAACATCGGCATTGCACTCAGCGACGGATGGGTGATCAATTTTCCGCAGGGAACAACGAGAGTTCACGCAAAGGGAAGAAGAGGAGTGACGGTGCTTGTGAAAAAATATAACCCGGTTGTTGTTCCTGTTGTCATTGATGGATTCCGCCGCGCATTCGATAAAAAAGGAATACGATTGAAAAAGCAGGGCGTAAAATTAACAGTGCGTTTCAAACCGCCGCTTCATCTCAACCCCGAAGAAGATGGTGATGCTATGCTCGAAAAAATAATGGAGGCAATCGAGCAGAGTGAAAAATTTCATTGGCCAAAAAAAGAAATAGAGCCGATCTTCTGA